In Mobula hypostoma chromosome 13, sMobHyp1.1, whole genome shotgun sequence, the following are encoded in one genomic region:
- the serf2a gene encoding small EDRK-rich factor 2, protein MTRGNQRELARQKNAKKASEQNKRKRKDDGLSAAARKQRDAQIMQQKQKGNDGKAARAEAGTSN, encoded by the exons GTGGTAATCAACGCGAACTTGCTCGCCAGAAAAATGCAAAGAAAGCAAGTGAGCAAAATAAGCGGAAAAGAAAGGACGATGGTTTATCTGCTGCAGCTAGAAAGCAGAG GGATGCTCAAATAATGCAGcaaaagcaaaaaggaaatgatGGAAAAGCTGCCAGAGCTGAAGCAGGAACTTCAAACTAA